The Syngnathus acus chromosome 2, fSynAcu1.2, whole genome shotgun sequence genomic interval tacTATTTTTGTGAGGGGGGGTTTCTCCCCCCTCTGTTGATATACAACAGAGCAGCTCGTTGCATTTAGAAATGGGATTTGTAATGTACAAATTGAAAACctattcaaaagaaaatgtagaaGTGAATAGAAATTGTCCTCCAATTCACTGAACTTGATCAGAGGGAATACTGAAAGTTTTCTGTTTGCTTCCGCCCTTTTCAGCCCCACTAAGCAATGTCCCAGGCTTCTTCAGCGACTGTTTTCTGGAACTGAAATCACAGCCCACCTCTTCGGTGTAGAAATCAATCtgcagccagtcagccagcaTGTCGCAGCCGCCCAGCAGAAAACGGCAGCTCAGGAACAACTGCTTGGACTGGGCCCTGTCCTTGGTCGTGTGCATGGGCCTGCTATGGCCTCCAGGGGGGGCATCGGTGGCACCCTGCATCTGCGCCTCCAACATCCTAAGCTGCTCCAAGATGAACCTGAGCAGCGTACCGATGAGCCTGCCGCTTTACACGGCCGTCCTGGATCTCAGCTATAATGACATTGTGAGGCTGAAGTCGGAGTGGACCACGGTGAAGCTCCCGAAACTCCGCAACCTGCTATTGAGCCACAACGGTATGCTCTTCCTGTCTTCGGAAGCCTTTGTGAACGTGAAGCATCTGCGCTATCTGGACCTGTCCTCCAACAGCCTGCAGCATATGGACGAGTTTTTGTTTGAGCCGCTGGTCAACCTGGAGGTTCTCCTGttgtacaacaacaaaatcaccCAGATTGAGCACTCAGCCTTCATCACCACACTCAACCTCCAGAAGCTCTACCTAAGCCACAACCAAATCTCCAGATTCCCCGTGGAGCTCATCAGGGAGAAGTCCCGTCTGGAGAAGCTCGACCTGCTGGACGTGTCGTCCAACAAGATTAAAAAGCTTCCTCTGGATGAGATGGGGGCGCTGCCCGCCTGGTTAAAAAATGGCCTCTATTTCCACAACAACCCGCTGCCGTGCCACTGTGACCTCTACACGTTGGTCGCCCACTGGGACCTCCGCAAGCTCAACTCCGTGGTGGACTTCAGAGATGACTTCACTTGCATCCTGCCGGGCTCGCAGAAGAAGCAAGTGGATGTGTTTAGCTTGAGTGGCGACAGCATGAACTGCAGTACCTTCAAGGAGGCAGAAGAGGAAGCCTTTCTGGAGCAGACGCTGATCCTGGGCTGCGACACCAAGCGTAGGAACATGCTCAAGACCTGGATGCTTCCCGGTCCCTCTGCGCTGATTCCCGACGGAAACCAGACGGCCAAAGTCTTGTCGGACGGCAGCCTGCGAGTCAGTCCAATCCGGTTAGAAGACTCTGGAACCTACACCTGCTTGGCTACCAGCGAGGCCTTCAACGAGACCATCTATGTGGTCCTGAAGGTGCACAACTTCACCATGCACGGCAGTGGCGATACCCTCAACACGGCGTACACTACCTTGGTGGGCTGCCTGGCCAGCGTGGTCCTGATTCTGGTTTACCTCTACCTGACGCCGTGCCGCTGCTTCTGCTGCCCCGGCAAGGGCAAAGGCCGGGGTGACGACAGCATCCGCTCATCCGTGCTGAGCGTGACGCCCACCCACGGAGGCGACCCCTCAACGCTCAACAGGCATGTGGTCTTCACAGACGCCAAGGAGGCGCGG includes:
- the amigo1 gene encoding amphoterin-induced protein 1 → MSQPPSRKRQLRNNCLDWALSLVVCMGLLWPPGGASVAPCICASNILSCSKMNLSSVPMSLPLYTAVLDLSYNDIVRLKSEWTTVKLPKLRNLLLSHNGMLFLSSEAFVNVKHLRYLDLSSNSLQHMDEFLFEPLVNLEVLLLYNNKITQIEHSAFITTLNLQKLYLSHNQISRFPVELIREKSRLEKLDLLDVSSNKIKKLPLDEMGALPAWLKNGLYFHNNPLPCHCDLYTLVAHWDLRKLNSVVDFRDDFTCILPGSQKKQVDVFSLSGDSMNCSTFKEAEEEAFLEQTLILGCDTKRRNMLKTWMLPGPSALIPDGNQTAKVLSDGSLRVSPIRLEDSGTYTCLATSEAFNETIYVVLKVHNFTMHGSGDTLNTAYTTLVGCLASVVLILVYLYLTPCRCFCCPGKGKGRGDDSIRSSVLSVTPTHGGDPSTLNRHVVFTDAKEARGQNGKLNPNEDQDDEEAEARTLMKGTRKKSVAESISSVFSDTPMMV